A genomic window from Flavobacterium johnsoniae includes:
- a CDS encoding DUF3127 domain-containing protein produces MEVIGKVKVVNPEQQVSASFKKRELVVTTDEQYPQHILIEFTQDKCDLLSSYKQGEAVKVSINLRGREWVNPQGETRYFNSIQGWRIERVGNEAPTQAPPMPAAQTFAPATNVSEDEPDDLPF; encoded by the coding sequence ATGGAAGTTATAGGAAAAGTAAAAGTGGTTAATCCTGAGCAACAAGTTAGTGCTTCATTCAAAAAAAGAGAATTAGTAGTTACTACAGATGAGCAGTATCCACAGCACATTTTAATCGAATTTACACAAGATAAATGCGATTTATTAAGCAGCTATAAACAAGGAGAGGCAGTAAAAGTTTCTATCAATTTAAGAGGAAGAGAGTGGGTTAATCCGCAAGGAGAAACAAGATATTTCAATAGTATTCAAGGTTGGAGAATCGAAAGAGTAGGTAACGAAGCGCCAACACAAGCACCGCCAATGCCAGCTGCACAAACTTTTGCTCCTGCAACAAATGTAAGCGAAGACGAACCAGACGATTTACCGTTCTAA
- the aat gene encoding leucyl/phenylalanyl-tRNA--protein transferase, with protein sequence MYYLFNDLFFPPVTEADEEGVLAIGGDLSSERLQLAYKSGIFPWFNEGEPILWWAPDPRMVLFFDELIISKSMRNILNRRMFKVTYNKNFKEVISNCQQIKRDGQNGTWISNEMIDAYCKLNEEGIAKSVEVWQDEKLVGGLYGIDLGKGNIFCGESMFSKVSNASKVAFIALALHLQKEKYKLLDCQVYNPHLESLGCREIDREEFMSILKSK encoded by the coding sequence ATGTATTATTTATTTAATGATTTATTTTTTCCACCAGTTACCGAAGCCGATGAAGAAGGTGTTTTGGCAATTGGAGGCGATTTAAGTTCAGAACGTTTACAATTGGCTTATAAAAGCGGTATTTTTCCTTGGTTTAATGAAGGAGAACCAATTCTTTGGTGGGCGCCAGATCCTAGAATGGTATTGTTTTTTGATGAACTGATAATTTCAAAAAGCATGAGAAACATTCTGAATAGAAGAATGTTTAAGGTAACGTATAATAAAAATTTTAAAGAAGTAATTTCGAATTGCCAACAAATAAAACGCGATGGGCAAAACGGAACTTGGATTTCTAACGAAATGATCGATGCGTATTGCAAATTAAATGAAGAAGGAATTGCAAAATCTGTTGAGGTTTGGCAAGATGAAAAGTTAGTCGGCGGTTTGTACGGAATTGATTTAGGAAAAGGAAATATTTTTTGCGGAGAAAGCATGTTTTCTAAGGTTTCAAATGCTTCAAAAGTCGCTTTTATTGCTTTAGCATTACATTTGCAAAAAGAAAAGTATAAATTACTGGATTGTCAGGTTTATAATCCACATTTAGAGAGTCTTGGCTGTCGCGAAATTGATCGTGAAGAGTTTATGTCCATTTTAAAAAGCAAATAA
- a CDS encoding MOSC domain-containing protein: MRTVYSVKEIYIYPIKSLAGISLKSANAEEMGFENDRRWMIINAENVHVTQREYPKMSQFYPEVSGDKIKIVFEGETHEFLINEHLENAIDSQVWDDKSEVFEVNKNSSKWFSDKLGFDCKLVKIIKNGDRKHESSKLKETFNVSLADGYPYLLIGTESLDFLNEKLEEKITIKRFRPNIVVSTKSAHEEDDFKDFKIGKVQFKNIKPCGRCIMVNNDPQKGIVKKEPLKTLSKYRNVDNSVLFGTNIVSLNSGIISVGDEVVF, from the coding sequence ATGAGAACAGTTTACAGTGTAAAAGAAATCTATATTTATCCGATAAAAAGTTTGGCTGGCATTAGCTTAAAAAGTGCCAATGCAGAAGAAATGGGTTTTGAAAATGATCGCCGTTGGATGATTATTAATGCTGAAAATGTTCATGTTACACAGAGAGAATATCCAAAAATGAGTCAATTTTATCCTGAAGTTTCAGGAGATAAAATTAAAATTGTTTTTGAAGGAGAAACTCACGAATTTTTAATCAATGAACATCTTGAAAATGCAATAGATTCGCAAGTTTGGGATGATAAAAGTGAAGTTTTTGAAGTCAATAAAAATTCATCAAAATGGTTTAGCGATAAATTGGGTTTTGACTGTAAATTGGTAAAAATTATAAAAAACGGTGACAGAAAACATGAAAGTTCTAAATTAAAAGAAACCTTCAATGTGAGTCTTGCCGATGGATATCCATATTTATTAATTGGAACAGAAAGCCTTGATTTTTTGAATGAAAAATTAGAAGAAAAAATCACTATTAAAAGATTTCGTCCGAACATTGTTGTAAGTACTAAAAGTGCTCATGAAGAAGATGATTTTAAGGATTTTAAAATTGGAAAAGTTCAATTTAAAAATATAAAACCTTGCGGAAGATGTATTATGGTTAATAATGATCCGCAGAAAGGAATTGTAAAAAAAGAACCTCTGAAAACATTAAGTAAATACAGAAATGTTGATAATTCAGTTTTATTTGGAACTAATATTGTCAGCTTGAATTCGGGAA